The nucleotide sequence ACTGCGTGTCCCAGGATCAAAACACCCTCACGTGTTCTTCAGCCCTGTGGCTTTTTGCATTTAATCACTCTGAGACTTGTGAACAAAATACACAGTTCAATGTTTAATTCAGTTAAAGAAAAGTTGAACATATACTGATGCCTGGAGTCAAAGGTCCACAGACTTCCGCCGGTCAGGTCTGATTTGTTAAATAAACTGTTCCTACTGCATATTTATTGTGATGCAAGTCAGGCACCGCTGTAATAAAGGAGCACGTGTGACGCCGGTCTGTTATGATTAGAGTTCCTCTGGAAGGGACAAAGCGGACAAAGATTATTGGGTTGGGTTTGTTTGTCGACAGCCGGGAGGGTGATAAATGAAGCAATGAAAACATCCATCACGCTTGCAGCTCAGAGCTGTTTTCAGAACTCTTCGCAGTCAGCTGTTCTCAGCACTTAATATTCCAAATGGCAGAACTTCACATGCTGCTTTGCATCCGTCTCCTTTCTCTTGTGTTTGCATGTGACTACAGCgaacctcttcctcctcttacTGTATCTGCGGCCAGTTTtaaccccccatccccccactgCTTGCATAAATAGTCAACCATTAACACAAGAGGAACTGGTATTTTCTTCATCTGAGTAGGTGTCTTTTGCAATTTGGGAACATCAGCAGTTTTCTCAGAGTCACACCCTTGTTTTCCCTCTCAACTGTGTGTTGTTTATCTTGGTCAAGGAAGTTCCTGGTCGGAAGGAGTGAAACGcatgataataaagaaaaatattttttttttaaaaaagagtcaGCTAAAATGTGGAGGAACAAAGATGTTTCAGCAGTTGTTGGACCATAACTCCTCTCTTATGCTGCTCGTTTAAAACAGGACACAATTCTCCCACAATTATTCCCTTTTCCACCGTTTAAAACAGCTGTTCAATGAACATTCCTTTTGTAACGAGGGTCAAACGCGCCCGCTGTGTTTCTCAGTCATAAAATGACTGGAATGGGATCAGTGAAGCGTTCGCCAGCCTAGAAAGAAAAAGCCTTAGAAGCTTCATCGTGGAAAACTCTCAGATGTGTAGATGATATAGCTCAGATTTGTAGAATCCCAACAAAGCAGCTGCTCTTTGGTGTCTTTGTTCAGACGATTCTTTGCCTCACGtgttttcccctctcccctcccagaACATTGTTACGTAATACCGGTTtcctactggtgctgctctgtaaCGGCCATTTCCTCTGTTCctcccattttttttattctataTGTAAACACAGACCCCCCTTTTCCTGTGACCGGGTCATGACTTAATGTACAGGAACATTTTGTCCTCTCCGGAATAACAAAGAATGTAAATGAGCTGCAGTTCTTCTCTCAGCTCCAAACAGAGGACATGCCGGGCCCGTTCCATTGGTCGGGACTTGTTATTTAGCCCCGCCCTCAGCGGAGGCAAGCACCAATCAGGTCGTAAGGTGCCCCTGTGTTTACttggaagccccgcccactaACTGCACTCATACCCTCAGTCCGGCAAAAGTTAACTTCCTCAACCTGCTTCCATCCTGAAAGGACACAAAGAAATCACTTGAGGCTACAGGAACTTTATTTTAAACGTGCTGACACCACTGAGGACAACATTagcaatttttatttatttatttttttttggagctGCTAACTCCTCTCGTTCGCCCGATCTTCCCCTGCAGCCAGCCGCAACCGATCTCAGGGCAGACCCCGATGGTGTCCCCCCGAGCTGAGACCACCCCCATCCCAGTGCCCACGCAGATCCGGAACTACCAGCGCATCAAGCAGAACCTCTCCAGCAGCCCAACCACCACGCTGTACAGCTCGCCGAGGTAAGGGGCAGGGCGTGTCTGTGGCTTTTGGAGTTTCGCTGGGATCTGTAATGGGATCCAGTTTGTAAAATGAGTTATTAGGCCTGATGTGGAAATACCAGGCTGTTGTGTCATCACCCAGAATGTTTCTCCTGCGTTACATCAGCCATGTATTTATGGAGAAGGTATTGGGTTTAAGTTTTATTCCTCTTATCCACCTGAATTATGTGTATTGTTCGTGTATGGGgatattatttgttttttttgacttTCTGGCTTTGGCTTCAGGGCTTGTCGCATCTGGGGGGATGGATAAAGTCCACCTGGGATGTTTGTCAGGCTTCCCCAATCTGCTCAGGGAGGATTATGTCTGACTTAATGTGTCAGTATTGTTATTCCCACTTGATGGAGCCGAGGATGGGCTGAACGTCTGCAGGGACTGCTCGCAAatttgcttcattttcatgtttttaactGCACCGTGATTGAGGGTGCTGTAGAATAGTGCTAATCAGCAGCTGGAATCGTtgttatgttttattttgaaaggaaaattGATGATGCGTGCACATTCCCGCTGCTGGCTTCAGCCTCTCTATGCATTGAGAGGCAATGAACTGTGAAATATAATGGTgtcagaaacaaagcagaggaaaGAGTCAGACATTTGCGCCAAACTCAACGGGGCACGTGCAGTGAAATCGACACCATCTGCACTTTTCAGGCTGCTTGACTGGATATTCAGATGGAAATTCACTGACTTCAATGGAGGAGGTGTCATTGAAAAGGCCTCGCGcagtgctgcagctcctcttccaaCTCCTGCTCTTTTGTTTATGGGTGACTGTTTTTTAAAGGAGCTACAGTATCTACAAAACCTCCCACAGGTTCtttgtttctgggttttttgttatttatatCATCACTTTATTAgatacaaggcaacgaaatgcagttagcatctaaccagaagtgcttaagtagtgaataaaactgtgatgggtatatacaatatatacacacaatgatatatgtttatgatatcaatctatatgtttgtatttacagagttcacagatatgtaaagggtatataaaagtctttgcaaccaagataaatatatactgtatacaggctgtaactatggtgctgaatttcctatGGGAATCAATAGaggttatttatgcagtttttaactatgtgaatgttttaactatacaataatgataaaacatggtaaaaatgtgcaaagtatggaaagcagtgcaaataaccagatgtaaatagtgcaaataacagatgtaaatagtacaaataacagatgtaaatagtacaaataacagatgtaaatagtgcaaataacagatgtaaatagtgcaattattgtaacagatgttatGCTAAGATTTGTGTTCCTGTGGCTCATTCTTTatgtattttttgttgtttaaggGCTGGCACAGTGAGACGCTCTAATACAAGTCCTATGGGGTTCCCAAAAGTGGGCTCAGGGTCCCCCAACTCTGCAGATGTCCCTCAGACCATAGGCAGGCGCCTCTCTATTGGTAGTTCACGGCCCTACTCTCCCTCACCGCTTGGTAAGGATATGTCCAGACATGCCTCCGCTAGGttaagctagcattagctttgtttccccccccccccaaaatcacTGCTTACAGTAAAATGACTGTTTGTGTCTTCAGTGGGCACTATCCCAGAACAACTGGGTCATTGCTGCTGTCACCTTCAGAGCCATGAGTCTCGCAGCCGCAGCTCCTCAGGCGGTGAGTTCACTGTTTTAAATACATCATCTATCTCTCATAATGGAGACAAAGAACTGCAAATGTCTATGTTTTCATTCTCCCCCGTGCTTCATGGCTGTTGTTGACAAAGGGCATGAGTCCGTGTGAATCATGGCGTTATATTAAACTGCAGACGTCTTACAACCTTCTCCATTCGTCTCAGGGAGATCACTGTCATGGTAACTGTTATGAATAACAGGAACAGAACAGAACtttcttgtcctttttttgGAAAGTCACACAAACTAGTGATTTTTACCGCAAACACTGAGTCTCTGTAAAACctcctgtttttattggagCTAAACGTCAGCTCGACCGCGTTGTGATCTAGGTCCTCTCCCTTCCCCAGGCTCCCCCTTCCCGTCCTCTCAGCTCCTGGGAGCTAGGCTTCAGAGCGCCCCCACTCTGACCGAGTTCTACCAGACAAGACAAAAGCTCCACAAGCAGCTGTCAGACCCCATTCAGCCGTCCTCGTCCCTGTGCAGTCACTCCCCACAGCTAGGCCGGCCGGCCAATCTCGGCTCCTCCCCCACGAAGCTCCTCGGCTCTTCACCTCGCACGTCTGAGTGGCTGCAGAAGTCACCACTGCCCACCATCATTGGCTCCCCAACTAAGGTGAgctaatttgtttttttctcacttTAAATGTGACATCATGTGACATATCCATCGAAAACTGATATATTTCTTCGATTCAGATCATTTCGGCACCGTTCAAGATCCCCAAAACACAGGCGTCCTGTAACTTGATGGCGCTGGCTGACAGCCCCATGCCCACCAGGACTTTAGCAGATGCACGGGATGTCTGCGCCCACCACTGCAGCCCATATCACACCGGACGCCCAGCTGcccctgaaggcagcaggacCTTTGGCAGGTGTGACCCAGAGTCATTGACACTCCCTGCTGTCTGAAAGTTGCTAGTTTAATCTCTGTGTTACTTTGACCCCCGTTAATGCTGTCTGTCGTGGTGGATGCAGATCCGTCAGCACGGGTCGTCTGtctgagcagccaatcagaatcaCTCTGGGTGGACAAGCTTATCAGGGCAGCACCGACAGCTTGAACACAGAGAGACCGATGGACACAGGTATTACGCCGTGACATCGTTAGCATCTTCTGTTGAAGTGCTGCTTTCAGATGGAAAGTTAGAGCATGCACTCCTTCTACAGCCCCTGCAGGTCCCAGCGTGCAGCACCAGTGTGGGTCAGCTAGCCCTCGTACTGTCCTCTTCACTGTGGGTTCACcgcccaaaagcagcactcctCCCACCTGCAGCCACCTGGGCACGCGCCCCCGCACCACCTCTGGTGAGTACCTCCATCATCAGGTCTCTGAAGTAGAGCTACAGGGTTTCTCATgaagctcctccctcctcatcctctcagtGGGCTCCAACAGCTCAGCTGGATCGCTGTGCTCCACCAGCGGCCGGGTCTATGTTGGATCTCCTCCGAGCATGGCCATAGGTTCCTCCCCTCCAGGAGGTTTTTTTGGCGGGCAGATGTGTCCTGGAGTGGAGGGGGCACCCAGCAGCTTGCGATATGTCCCTTATGGGACGTCACCGCCCAGTTTGGAAGGATTCATCACCTTTGAAGCCCCAGAGCTGCCTGAAGAAACCCTCATGGAGGTAAGGAGTGTGtttcctttatttatatttttagcattttatgTATTTGTTTGAAAAGCGGATTGTATTCCGTTCCCTAACACATGACTTAAGCGATATTTCTGTGGATGACTGATTTGATCATTGACTCCCTTAAATGTGTTTCTGGAACAGCGCGAACATACGGACACTCTGATGCACCTTCGGATGATGCTTTCCTTCACTGACTGCGTCCTGGAGATGGCAGCAGTTCGAGCTGGTGGGACAGAGCTCGGGGTTTCAGCAGCGTCGCTCTACCCTCCGCAGGACAGTGTGGTAGTGGACCAGATTAGTCAGCTCAGCAAAGAGTGGGGGTAAGGGTCATGTCAAACAGTTGATAACTAGTTGTAATCCAAGATTGATTCACGAGGCTGCATTCCCGACTTTTATCTGACGTGCTtgtgctgccccctacaggcagGTGGAGCAGTTGGTGCTTTACATGAAGGCAGCCCAGCTTCTGGCTTCCTCCCTTCATCTGGCAAAAGCTCAGATTAAATCAGCCAAGCTCAATCCTTCTACTGCTGTCAAACAAGGTAAAGGTGTTGATGAGTTTGTCTGAATATTTACATCAGTGTGGCAGATTTAAGAGATAATTGGTGGTGTTAATATCTCTCCCCATCTCCTCTCAGTGGTGAAGAACCTGAATGAGCGCTACAAAAGCTGCATCTCCCTCTGTCGGCAGCTGACCGACAAACTCAACCACTTCTTCTCTGATAAGCAGCGCTTTGTGGACGAGATCAACAGCGTCACCGCAGAGAAGCTCATCTACAACCACGCAGTGGAGATGGTGAGTGTCAGACACGAGTCAGGGAAACATCCTGAAGGCctttggagagggagagagagggaggatccTGCTGTTCTCCAACCTTACATGACCTCTGAGTAAGAGTCTGCTGtggttttctgtgtgtttcaggtccAGTCAGCAGCTCTGGATGAGATGTTCAAGCAGACCGAAGATATCGCCTACCGCTACAGCAAGGCCTCCATGCTGCTCGACGGCCTGTCAAAGATCCTGCAGGACCCCACAGACGTCGAGAACGTGGTCAAATGTGAGTAAACCACCCGAGACGAACACGCGGCCTATGTTTCATGAGTTTATCACTGATGATCTGTTGTTTTTGGTTGCAGACAAGGCTAGCGTGGACCGCAGGATCTCAGCCCTCTGCTACTGCACTGTCACGCTATACGagtagcaacacacacacacacacacacacacacatacacatgcatgaatacacacacgcagggaCCATCTTCACCTACTCCCTCCTGTAGCAGTTCTGGCACTTTTCATCCAACGGGCTTCATCTGTAACTTATCGCCTGTTGGTTTTAGCGGCTTCGTCCCGGCCTGAACTGTGACAAGCGGCAGATGGACAAATTTTActaccaaagaagaagaaagcagatCCAGAAGAAGCAAAGGCCTAACCTGGATGAAGACGCAATGCGTGCACTTTTAAGTGCATTTTCTTTCCTTATGCTACGACAAAACAATCTCCATCTTTtagtattcttttttttttttaaccaaaagaaaacaaggatGGACCAGACTTTGACTGTGTGGGAGACTCAACCTACCCATGATGCAGTTCACTTAAAgatgggagagaaaaaacagtATCCTGTTTATTGTGTGATTTCTGTGATTATTTACTCTTTTATTTATTGGATCAGAAGAACATTGGTGTGTTTGAGAATGTTGAAGACTGCAATGGTCGGAAGTGGAAGAGCTCAGCAATACGCTTCTGGCCGATCACTGTAACAGATCCACTCATTACAAACTCGTATTTAAAGACATCAGATTCTGTTACAGAAGCTATAATAGTGTTGggatgtttttaatttttccacGTGTCGTTAGCTCATGCACTTTATTTTGGATTGAGAGGAGTCGAAACATTCTGGAGGTAGACGTGTGAAGGGTTTCCGATCTCTCCGAACCTGCCTGCTCTCTCTGTATCACCAGCTTAACAATGCATTGATTTCCCATAAGGCTTAGCAACTCAGTGGGGGGGGAAGCTAAAGGTCACTATTTGCTGGACTGTACCTTTTTCCTCTTGTTGGGGGATTTGATTCACGTATGCAGATGAATACATGGCTCCTACAAATGTTTGTATTGTGTAAAAAGAGCATCCATTGACTTCATTGAGACACCGTTTGTTCACGTTGTCACACGGCGGATATTCCGGCGAGGAGCCGATCAAAAGCTCCTCTCCAGTAAATGTTGGCATCATCCTCCACGGAGCGGATGGTGACGCTGATCGGTCGGATTACTTGACACGTTACCGAATTagtagtttctttttttttttaaaaacaacaaaacaaaacaaaatcttaCAGTTTTGACTGAGATCCACTTGCTTTACACCAGTTTTATTTATTAGCAGTTATCCAATAATGGCAACATTTATTGTTAGAACAAAGCAACTACTTGGGTACTTCCTTCACCAACtctggaaaagtgtgttttgggtttttttgtctttttttttcgcTGTATTTACTCGCCTGACGTGGCAGTTTACGTGCCACGGGCAACTGGTCCTACTTCTCTTGAGTTCTGGTTTATGCTCTGTGGGTATCTGTAACTAAAATAACAAAACTTGATATTTGCAAACCTGTATATACTTGTGATGCATGTGATGATTCCTTTCCCTTCTTTTGGGGTTAGATATCAGTTTTTGGGGCGTTGACAATGCCATCGGTCTCCCTTTCTTTCAGAGAGCACAAATCTTTATATGTACATAGAATTTGATACGTTCGCTCATGCCTGCCAAGGGTTTGATAGGGAAAACCTATTGTGGCACAACAGGGGTGTGCCAAAGAATTAAAACAGAACTCATGGCAGCTCTGAATTCTTTATACCTAACTGTTTGTTGTAAGATCTCACGAAATCTGTCTTCACATTCATTTCCGGAAAATTGTCCTACTTTAACGCCACTGCCCAACATCCTCTCCGTCTGCCTCCCTTTGAGTtgtgcccccccctctccctacagtactgtatatatgtctgcGTGCGCTTGCTAGGCGTGCATTGAGGCCAGTAGTCCAGTTGATGATAGACAAGGAGGTGCCTTCTTCTCCAGATAACAGACAGGCTTGCTCCTCTGTACAGGTGTGAatactttcttttattttctctctgtaGAATCTGTATATAGACGTGTTCTCAGGCTCCACGGTGGTCTGTGGGCCTGTTGTTCTCCGTACTGTTCTTTTTACAAGACATATCTGGATGTCCCTTGTCCTCCTCATGAGCACTCTGAACCACAAGAAGCCTTTTACTACACCAGAGTGAAGAGCAGAGAACcgttccaacccccccccaccataaaCTGTTAACGGAggatggactttttttttttaaagcatggGTACCAAGCCTGCATTTTTACGTGTAAAACCTCTAGAATGTTGAATGTACGTATGTTTTCTCCTGTCCAGCTTGATCTGAATGCATTTTGAAGACCCCCTCACCCACCCAACTGTCAGTCACAGCCCTGAAAAATGCAACAGTTTCCAAAcaccagttttattttattcttttttttaaaaaaaaaagacatgttgTCATGTATGCGTCGCTCACCATGGGGTGTATTTCTTTGTTCTTTATAGAACACAAACAGTATTTGttattaaaaagaggaaaaaatatgTGCTTTTCGTCTGGGTTTGATTTGGCTTTAAATTATAACGTCATTAGGGAACACTGACTATATGGATCTGAAATTTAATCTATAACCAGGTTACGATTTAAATGAAACTACCGTCAAGTGCGTTTACAAGAATAGATGGCAAACGAATCAATCACAATAGAGCATTCGTTCATATTTGTGATGACCTCCTCTATAAAtgctttattattatattagaaGCCTAATTCGTAACAAGGCTTGTCGACATCCTGGAGGACTGCACGCGCCCCGAggatattgtttttgttttggtagGAGGAGCTTGTTTGAATCTGTTCTCTGATTGGTTCGCCTGTATGATTGACACAAGCCCAAGCCAATCGCTGAAGACATTTATGCCGGATCAGCTAACTTTATAACTGGTTAGCCTAGCTGCCATCTATTCCTGTACCATAAGAAACAATATTACAGAGACGACAACTTCCTTTGAAAGGTTTGgccttgtgttttctttattttggacCTCTTTCGTGACTTTCataactgctgtatttcctATATAATAGCCCATGTTTTGGTGCGTAACTAACATCTGGTATTAGCCACCAAGCTAAAGCTAGCTCCTGCTGCGGCTGCCGGTCCACTTTAGTTGCGTAACTAACTCATAACTACAAGCCACGACGCGTTAATAACACACAAGTAGCTGACTGAGGCGACACTTGACCAAGTTTTGCATTCGTGCTGGTTAAAGGGGAAAACCTACTGCGCATGCGTGCATCGTATCCTTTTATATGGGAGCGTTAACGGTCCATTCCGGGAGACATTTTGCAGGTTCTCCAAGACAAAACAATTGCTTATCTCAGAATAAGTTGTTAGAGGCTGCAGGTTAACCGCGTGTTGTTGCAAATTACAAGGTCTGTGCGCACTGGATTCAATCGTTATCAACTTTTGCATGCAAAGGTGAAGAATGCAACTATAGTGGCCAAGGTTAATTGAATTCCAAATTCTAGAAATTGCAGCTGACGCCTGTTTAACTTTCATTCGAGATGTCGCGGGAAGAGCTGGCTGTGCTGCGGGCCAGGAGGACCTTCCAGACAGGGAAGACCAAACCTCTGGAGttcaggctccagcagctgaagaaTCTGCTGCGCTTCGTCACTGAGAGAAGGAAGGACATTGCAGCGGCTGTCAAAAAAGACCTGGGAAGGGTGAGTTGGCAACTCCAGGAGAAATGTGGGAAAGTGTTGAAGGTCACCTGGCAGAAGGGTCGCCAGGGGCCAATCCGACAGGtgattttttctttcctttattgTTTTGGaaaggtttgggtttttgtgTGAGGGGGCTGCTGTAAAAAATGTACTTACTAAGCACCCCATCATTCATTAATCCCATTTATAACTGTCAGACTGTTTTTGATTACCAAGATAATGTGGGACAGAGTGTGTCTCTTTTTACCTCAGTCAGGGACACGTCCTTTTCTTTCTAAATACAGGACGTTCTGTTTTTTAAGTGATGGTTGGCAAGAAACATTTATAAACATTTATAACAGCATCCCCCGGATGCTAATGCCACTCTTGCGATGAATGAACTTCATGCGgctattagccaacaacagtccgcccacccggaggctgcatttattgttgcgggtgacttcaatcattcaaacttaaaaactgtgcttccaaaattccaccaacatgtttcctgcaatacaagaggaaacaaaactctggaccatgtctacacaaacatggctggtgcctatacggcaacacccctccccacaatcagaccacctttctttgttcctcacccccaagtactcacccctcatcaaccgcgtcaggccatcaatgaagaccatcaaggtgtggccggcgggagcagactccgtactccaggacaggtttcaacacacggactggagtatgtttacgccccagggcagctgtggctcacacacacacaccgacaccacataccccaatcagaagccatggatgaacaaggaggtgcggctcctgctgaaggcgcgcaacactgccttcagatcaggagaagcccaggcctacagcacagccagggctaacctgaggaggggcatcaaaaaggccaagcacacctacaaacgcaagattgagggtcacttttccagctctgaccccaggcgtatgtggcaaggcatccaggccatcaccgactacaaacccaacaactccagccccacagtcatggacaccaccttcctgaacaagcttaataccttctatgctcgcttcgaaaaggacgacaaggacactgccactaggacccctctcccagcagaccaccaacccatcacactatcatctaccgccgtctacacagccctcagccggatcaacccacgcaaggctgctggtcctgatggcatccctggacgtgtgctcagggcatgcgcagaacagctcgccgggatttttacggacatcttcaatctgtccctcgcccacgcagtggtcccgtcttgcttcaaggccacaactatcgtcccagttccgaagcattccagaccaacctgcctcaatgactaccgcccggtagcactcacccccatcatcatgaagtgcttcgagcggctggtcctggctcacctgaaggaccgcctcccaaccacactcgatccacaccagtttgcctaccgcagcaacaggagcatagatgatgcagcctccatagcactgcactctgtgctcacacacctggacaacacgaacacttatgcacgattgctgtttgctgacttcagctcagctttcaacaccgtcgtcccctccaagctgatcaccaaacttggagacctgggcatcaacccctccctctgcaactggactctggacttcctgaccgacagaccacagcgtgttaggtcaggtcacagccgctccaccaccatcacactcagcaccggtgtgccacaaggctgtgtgctgagcccgttcctctactctctattcacccacgactgcagacctgtacatggatccaactccatcatcaagtttgcagatgacacaacggtgatcggtctcatcagcaacaacgacgagacagcctacagagaggaggtagagcgcctgaccacatggtgcgccaacaataacttggtcctcaacaccagcaagaccaaggagctcatcgtggacttcaggaaggcaagaggaggcacacaggaccccatccacatcaacgggatggccgtcgagcgtgtctccagcttcaagttcctggggacccacatctcagaggacctgtcctggaccacaaacacctccagcatcatcaagaaggctcaccagcgcctcttcttcctgaggacactgaggaagaaccagctatcctcggctgtcctggtgaacttctatcgctgtgcgatagaaagcatcctgaccaactgcgtgtcagtctggtatggaagctgcactatcgctgagcacaaggccttgcagagggtggtgaaaactgcccaacgcatcacaaggactacactccctgccatcggagacgtccagaggaagcgctgcctgcatcgagcacgcagcatactcaaggactcctccccccccgctcccccccccccccacagactattttccctcctgccctccgggaggcgctacagaaccctcaggactcggaccagtagactgaggaacagcttcttccccagagcggtgtccctgttgaactagtaaaatatgtttatagcacaacccggtaaacgattgtaaaaataaccgcacatactgtatttattaagttattatcctcacttgctgcttcttttgcacttctggttagatgctaaactgcattttgttgctctgtacctgtacatgtgcaataacaataaagttgaatctaatctaatctaatctataaGAATACTGTTCCAGCATGGAGACCTGCCTGAACCACGGCGATGAATATTTGCTTCTGTTTTCAGAGTGAACACGGGACGGAGCTGTTTGAGACTATGGGATTAGAGGCAGAGATCAACCTGGCTGTGGGGAAGCTAGCGGAGTGGGCGGCTCCTCGGCCCGTGGAGAAGAACCTCCTCACCATGTCAGACGAGGTTTACATCCAGCCGGAGCCACTGGGAGTGGTGCTCATCATCGGTGCATGGAACTACCCCTGGGCTGTTACCCTCCAGCCACTGGTTGGAGCTATTGCTGCCGGTACTAAGTGCACCCTTGCATCCACACGCATTTGTTGTTGGTTCTATTGGTAATTAGTGCAGCTAGTAATGTTTAATCAACTACAATTCAGGTGTCTGTGGTCTGCGGATCTACAGATGACATATTCTACCTGTGTACTGAGAACTGAAAAGCATAATTAAGCGTAAACTGAGGGCTCTGCTGTGACAGGAAGGAATAGCTGAAAGGCAGTGCCATTAGTAATGTGACTAGGTTAAAGAAGTCTTAATGTGAGCATGTGATACATGTTGCAGCAGAAGAAACTTCTGGCCCAAGTAAATGCTGTAGTCCACCGCggtgccactagatggcgctgttTTCCCACTAAAGGATACACTTCTTGTCCAACTTCCAGGTAATGCAGCAGTAATAAAGCCG is from Takifugu rubripes chromosome 11, fTakRub1.2, whole genome shotgun sequence and encodes:
- the ulk2 gene encoding serine/threonine-protein kinase ULK2 — its product is METVGDFEYSRKDLVGHGAFAVVFKGRHRKKTDWEVAIKSINKKNLSKSQILLGKEIKILKELQHENIVGLYDVQETPNSVFLVMEYCNGGDLADYLQAKGTLREDTLRVFLQQIAAAMRILNSKGIIHRDLKPQNILLSYAGRKKSNISGIRIKIADFGFARYLQSNMMAATLCGSPMYMAPEVIMSQNYDAKADLWSIGTVIYQCLVGKPPFQANSPQDLRMFYEKNKNLQPIIPSETSPQLRDLLLGLLQRNQKDRMDFDTFFSHPFLEPSSAIKKSCPVPVPSTSNTATDSSCGSSPCIRYNSPPSLPDMQTLAEDGLSSPPLGPPNFLQLSKESAGSTSSKNSSCDTDDFVLVPHISADSYDQPMGVGRRPSSEFLMCGGQPQPISGQTPMVSPRAETTPIPVPTQIRNYQRIKQNLSSSPTTTLYSSPRAGTVRRSNTSPMGFPKVGSGSPNSADVPQTIGRRLSIGSSRPYSPSPLVGTIPEQLGHCCCHLQSHESRSRSSSGGSPFPSSQLLGARLQSAPTLTEFYQTRQKLHKQLSDPIQPSSSLCSHSPQLGRPANLGSSPTKLLGSSPRTSEWLQKSPLPTIIGSPTKIISAPFKIPKTQASCNLMALADSPMPTRTLADARDVCAHHCSPYHTGRPAAPEGSRTFGRSVSTGRLSEQPIRITLGGQAYQGSTDSLNTERPMDTAPAGPSVQHQCGSASPRTVLFTVGSPPKSSTPPTCSHLGTRPRTTSVGSNSSAGSLCSTSGRVYVGSPPSMAIGSSPPGGFFGGQMCPGVEGAPSSLRYVPYGTSPPSLEGFITFEAPELPEETLMEREHTDTLMHLRMMLSFTDCVLEMAAVRAGGTELGVSAASLYPPQDSVVVDQISQLSKEWGQVEQLVLYMKAAQLLASSLHLAKAQIKSAKLNPSTAVKQVVKNLNERYKSCISLCRQLTDKLNHFFSDKQRFVDEINSVTAEKLIYNHAVEMVQSAALDEMFKQTEDIAYRYSKASMLLDGLSKILQDPTDVENVVKYKASVDRRISALCYCTVTLYE